The region GCGGCGGCCAAAAGCAGCGTATAGCCATCGTTAGAAGCCTTTGTTTAAACCCTGAGATCATGCTATTTGACGAGGTTACGGCTGCTCTTGATCCAGAGATCGTTAGAGAAGTGCTTGATGTGATACTAAATTTAGCCAAAGATGGCATGACGATGCTAATAGTCACCCACGAGATGAGCTTTGCAAGGGCGGTTGCAAATAAGATCGTATTTATGGACGCTGGAGCGATCGTGGAGATAAGCGAGCCAGAGGAGTTTTTTACTAATCCAAAGAGCGAGCGAGCGAAGAAATTTCTAAATTTATTCTCGTTTTAGAAAAAATAAGAGATAATTTGCCGTTTTTTCAAAATGCGTTTAGAGCGAGATTTGGTCGCTCTTATTTACTAAATTTTTCAAAGGAGAAAGAGTGAGAAAATTTAAATTTTTCTTATTAGCATTAGTCGCTACCGTCTTTCTAACGGGTTGTGGTGATGACAAAGGTGCGGACAAAGTAGCCGCTTCAAACCAAGCTGATACAATCGCAAAGATCAAAGAGCGTGGATATATAAGGATAGGTGTTTTCAGTGACAAACCGCCATTTGGCTACGTCGATAAAGACGGTAAAAACCAAGGCTATGACATCTACTTTGCAAAACGCATCGCAAAAGACTTACTTGGCGATGAGAGCAAGGTTAAATTTGAGCTAGTCGAAGCTGCTGGCAGGGTTGAAGTGCTCACAGCTGACAAGGTCGATATCACGCTTGCAAATTTCACAAAGACGCCTGAGCGCGCGCAAGTTGTTGATTTTGCGCTTCCATATATGAAGGTCTCACTTGGCATCGTTAGCCCAGAGGGCGCTGTGATAAAGAGCGTCGATGAGCTAAAAGATAAAACTTTAATCGTCAATAAAGGCACAACAGCGGACGCATTTTTTACGAAAAATTATCCTAATATCAAGCTTTTAAAGTATGATCAAAACACCGAAACTTTCGCGGCTTTAGTTGATAAAAGGGGTGCTGCTCTAGCGCATGATAACGCCCTACTTTTTGCCTGGGCGAAAGAGACTCCTGGCTTTGTCGTAGGCGTTGAGGCGCTTGGCGATGTGGATGTGATAGCTCCAGCTGTCAAAAAAGGCAACAAAGCCTTGCTTGATTGGCTAAATAACGAGATCATCGAGCTTGAAAAAGAAAATTTCTTCCACAAAGACTATGACGCAACGCTAAAACCGATCTATGGCGACAGCGTAAATCCTGAATCTCTAGTCGTCGAAGGCGGCAAACTCTAAATTCAAAGTGAGTGATCATAGTGAATGAATTTAATGAATATGTTCGCGATAGATTTTCTGAATTCGGCGATATTGTCATAAAATCCATGATGGGTGGATACCTTGTATATTTTAACGGTAAACTGATAGGTGACATTTGTAATAATGAACTGTTTTTAAAGAGAACGCCGACATCGGACAGACTTCTTGCAGACTCAGAACTACGTTATCCTTATAATGGCTCAAAGACGTTAATGCATGTATTCGAGAAATTTGAGGATGCGAATTTGATTGGAGAATTGTTGCGCGGCATGTATGCGGAACTGCCCGAAAAGAAACCAGCAAAAGCCAGATAAGTTGGATGTTTAAATAAAAATTTGAAAAGCATTTTGGAGTAAATTTAGCCCAAAATGCTTTTATTGGCTACATCAAGCTCTTTAGTAAATTTGTCACTTTTTGCTCGATCTCTTTTAGAAATTCCTTACTCTTTGCTTCAAATCTAGTGACGATAACTGGCGTTGTATTTGACGCACGCACAAGCGCCCAGCCATTTTCAAACTGAATCCTAATGCCATCAATATCAATGATATTTTTTATCCTTGGCAGGTCACAACCCTCGTTTTTCACGCACTCTTTTAGCTTAGCAACTATCTTAAATTTAGCCTCATCAGTCGTCTTTATCTTGATCTCATCGGTGCTAAAGACAAGTGGCATCTTATCAAGCTCGCCGTCAAGATCAAAGCCTTTATGCACTAGCTCAAGCACTCTCA is a window of Campylobacter concisus DNA encoding:
- a CDS encoding cysteine ABC transporter substrate-binding protein, whose translation is MRKFKFFLLALVATVFLTGCGDDKGADKVAASNQADTIAKIKERGYIRIGVFSDKPPFGYVDKDGKNQGYDIYFAKRIAKDLLGDESKVKFELVEAAGRVEVLTADKVDITLANFTKTPERAQVVDFALPYMKVSLGIVSPEGAVIKSVDELKDKTLIVNKGTTADAFFTKNYPNIKLLKYDQNTETFAALVDKRGAALAHDNALLFAWAKETPGFVVGVEALGDVDVIAPAVKKGNKALLDWLNNEIIELEKENFFHKDYDATLKPIYGDSVNPESLVVEGGKL
- a CDS encoding TfoX/Sxy family protein, with protein sequence MNEFNEYVRDRFSEFGDIVIKSMMGGYLVYFNGKLIGDICNNELFLKRTPTSDRLLADSELRYPYNGSKTLMHVFEKFEDANLIGELLRGMYAELPEKKPAKAR